The segment TAGACATACCTCGTTTGTTTATCGTTATCTGTGGTATCTGCACCACGTTCACTTCCTGCAAGATCTATGAAGGAGAGCTTTCCAACAAGGCGTGGAGGCTTTGATTCATTGCCATCAACTGATCTCTTGATAGCAAGCTGGAGTATGGCATGTGAACGGGAGGATTCTTCATTTGCACCAGTTGTGCCAGTACTTCTTGAGGCATTTCCCTTCTCAATGAGGTCCTTAATTGTCTCCACATCTGATACTTTGTACTCTTGCAAACCCACAATGCACACCTGCTGCTTACCATCCTCTCTCATGCAGAGTTTTCTGCACAAAGAGACATATCAAATTCAGCCAATTCTGAGAGCAAGTAATAACTACATAAAAGACAAGGAAGGATCAGGGCAACTAACTTCCGATCACTCAGGAGATCGAATAGTTTTCCACCATAAATTTCAAAGAAGCTCACAAATAGCTGAAACCCTTGGCTCCTGTAAGTATGATGCATCAACCTCAAAATATCTCGTGATGCTTTGAGGGGTAAAGGCTTCATAGTATAGGTTTTTCCACTCCCTGAAAGAAGgatgaaaaattaaagcaagCTGGTTTTACAGCAACAATCTAGTTCTATTAAATCATCAGAGATTTCTAGCCAACATGGGGTGAAAGACATCATAAACTAGCAggcttagaaaaataaaacagaatgtcatgaattttgatattaataattttaaagcaAATCACTGTGATGTGAGAAAGCTACACAGAAAGAAAAATGCATAAAGCAACAAAAGAACATGCATAATTATAACGTCAAAATGGTTTATCCATCAAGTCGTGAACCATTGAGAGACTACTGATGTTGGATGGATAAAGAGGGCATAAAATACATCGAAGTTGGGCGTTTCAAAAGCAGGTCCAAAAAACATTTATTCTCGGCATGAAATCACATGATTATGGAATAAACTCcccaagtgtgtgtgtgtgagcgAACAAGTGTGTGTAATCTAATGCCTTCTGTAAGTTACAAAAATGCTGGAAAAAAATCAGAATGAAAGACAGAATAGAAttatagaaattatatatataaaaaaaaaaaccaaaagcaagGGTGTAAAAAGCATCTATCTTATATTGCACAGACAACAAATCACCTGTTTGCCCATATGCAAAGCATGTTGCTTTGACCCGTTGAAAAATTATTGGAACTATGGGCTCCACTGTCTCACGATAAACCTAAAGCGAAGAGGTAAATCTGCATAAGCTATAAAAACAATAGCATTATCTAGAAACACTTGGTTCATTATGACGAAAAATATACTCACTTCATCATTAGAGACCTCCTCATTGAGCACTGCATCAAACACAAATTCATGCTTCTCAACATATTCTGTTAAGTCAACCTGTAGAATATCAATACCCACAATTACTACCAAATCACCtatcaaaggaaaaaactataaaagtcTCTAGAAAgcttattaattgaaaaatcagtaAACAACAGAGTAGAGCAAAGCatgaaaatgaatgaaaaatggACAAATCAAGGTTCTTGCAGATAAAGTCTATAATAATCATTAAGGAGAAGCATGGCCATTAGGATTACATTTGAACCTCCCGTCTTGTTGTTTTATGTATCTAATATCTACTTCTAAATGTCTTCATGGATGAATTTGGCCCAACTATTATGCATCTTATTGTTTTCgttcttatttcattttatattatgtcAAGGACCAATTAGGAAACAGATGTCCTTGATCAGCAGCCAGTGATTCAACTTGATTATTTCTACTTGACTTCTTTAACAAGTGATATAACAGTTACCTTGAGTTTAGTCTCGTGAACTGTCATAGAATTGGAGTGTGTGTCTATAatatcttcttcattttttgccAGTTCCTTTTTATTCAATGGCCTCTTGCGCACCTGCATTAAAAGAATTCACTTGTAATACTATATTAATGTTTAAAGACATTCATACAAGCAAGGCAGATGCTGCACTAAGAAGAAACATTATTAACGTTGCTAGTAAATGAAGTCACTCTATCAATGAAATTCAGAGCAAATTACCAAAGTTCACAAAGCTGGGTAAGCATTGTAtttaggacaaagaaagaaGCAGTTAACAAATAGAAGTAAaccaaatgaaacaaaaaagaaaaacataccaCAACTTTGATCTTTGCAACAGAACTTGTCTTCTCTTTGTCTACAGCAAAGCTTTTCAGGAGGTTGTTATCAGGCAAGCCAGTAGCTCTGCCAGTTTGTTTGTTGCTTGAAATGTAGGGGTCAGAGTCATCAAAGCTTCTTCCTCGAACAGGATGAAACAGAGAAGAACCATCGTAGAGTCCTGGAACCTGCAACTATCATCAAAATACAGAAAACTTAGCATAAATGTGGATGCAAAGTCATAACACTCAACTGCAATATGAAATCCCAAATCACATATTCAACACCAAGGAGCAATGCCTGCTTTATGACAATGTGATGAACTTCTAAAGAGCTGACACCTTAGTATCATTATTTCTTGAAGCAACGGCATGGCATGTATCCTACCTTCCATTTCTTCTCAAAAGCTTGTGTGCATGTCAACAACTAAATAAGACAcgcctttttattcttttaaaaagaaagttagaatggtattttctatttttggaaAACCACATAAAACCATGCCATGCAATTTGTTTGGTTATAAATGGAACCAGTTTCAAAGACCTAAAGCTCTTCTATGTTATTCAGAAACATGTTCCATATCCAAACATGCAAAGAAAGAGTTCTTAATGACATGAGACATATCAGCAAAGCAAGCAACCCATAAGAGCTTGGGACTCAAACGTCTTTTTGGTGCAAGACAAGATGTTCTTCACTAGCTACAAAGCACAAAAATCAGAATATCTTTTAGAAGCagttataaatttgaaagtatAGCTAGAGCGTAGATTATCAAAGCAGAAGATTTCGATAGTAGTGCACAAAATCAAGCTCGAATGCatttcattctaaaaaaaaatcaaacactatGGCAAAGATAGAACTTCAACTTATCGGAATGTGGATGGACCCAATTGTTGGATGCCACATTAAAGTACTATCACTAGATCATCCAAAACCACGTTTCTACTAATTCACGAGAAAATTACAGAAAACCCACCTCGGGTAGCAACTCGGTATCAAAAGAATGCAGATCTAAGAGGCCAGGACTGAACTCATTTGAAGAGTCCTCGCCATTCTTCCTCTGGCTCGATGGCCTTGAACTAACAGGAGGTGTTGTTGGCTCTGAATAAAATTCATTTCCCCTATTAAAACTGCTTTGCGCATTGCGATACATTCTCAATGCCTGCCCTCCtactcctcctccaccaccaccatagAAATTATAGTCCTGCATTCAATTCCACCATAAATATCGCAATCAATTGCTTGAGATGCAGGAGcatccaataaataaaaagtaaatctcttgtgataaaaggaaaaaattataaagaaaaaaaaacatttttttgttttgccacATTTTCTTTACTTGACTGGCATTTtccaaagaaatcaaaagtatCAGATCTGTATTTTCCATTCCATCATAAACCAATGATAGTCAACTCCCGaagcaaaaaaggaaaaaaaaaatccagtttCCTGACTTAGTGAAGTCGAGAAACCAATAACATTTCACAAAACAATCCAAGATTCAAAAATTTTaccccccttttttttcctgagGGACCAAACAGATTGAGCAGAAGACTCAAGCGCAAGATGGGAaaactataaaaagaaaagagattaaaagatctgggcaaaaaaaaaaaaaaacctgtagaggaggaagagaagaggaagaagagttGTTGTTCTGAAGGTGCTGAAGACCAGCAGATTGAAGCCATCTTCCATTTTCCAAAAACATTCCGTTGCTGTTATCAGAAGATGAGTATTGTCTTTGATGATGAGATCTCTGCCTTCCCATTCCGTTGTTCATATCACAAacacccctctctctctctctctgtatttatatatgtaaataaagCAGGAGAGATTGTTGATTTATGtacctttttctctctctctctcaagttgaaagttgaaactttAATTTAGAAGAGAGAAAACGGTAGCAATTAAGATTATCAGCAGCCCATGATCGCTttttgcaaatgttaaaaatggaTAGAGAGAGAATCTAGTGGAGGAAGAGACAGGTACAAGAGACAGAGAAGGGTCGAGTAAAAATGAAGGACTGCTGTGCTGTagtagattttgaatttttgaagacAGAAAGGGGACAAGCGTTTCTACCGCGTGCAGCAGTGTTTCTGTAGATTGGACTTGTTGtctatttcaaaaacaaatgatgTGGACAAACTACAATTACGCCCTCAATCTGTTTAATACATCTCAATTAGGTCATCCTCCTAACGACACCGTCTCATACCACCGCTCCATCATAGATGTGCTAGTCTCTTCTCCCCCTCTTGGATGTTAATTTTGCTTCATTAAATTACActccattttctctcttttttaaaaaaaaattgtttgctgACATTTAATGTAATCAATTTGGATATATCATGATGTTAATAACtaaattaatgttattattatattgatcttttgataaatgtttcaTTGCtagcttttaaaaatttaaatttaaattcatatatgAAGTTATTCTTTCAAACTCGTAATTTGGTAAATAATTgagtccaatttttttttattatagagtCGATATGTATATTATtcatcttattattttaaatataatatattgtatataatgaacaagatagcaattatttattattaacaaattaagaaaaattaataagagaatgataatattagattaaataaATGGAGGATTAATATATATGAGTTGCATGTCCAATTTAAGTGGGCAGGTTGATGTAAATTGAAGGTGAGGGAGGACACTCACATTTCCTTAATGGTGAAGAATACCATTGATGCATTGAGTAGGAGAGGGACGTAATTGAAATTTACCTAATAGATAGCGGGCACTTTTATAGTTTGcccaaaatgattttaattcaCGAGAGATGAACTATTTTCATAACAGCAATTTTACAATTATGATATAAAACATgcagaaaaattaaaagtcaatggcattttaactcttttttatttatttaaatgtaaCTTGaagtacataaataaa is part of the Populus nigra chromosome 8, ddPopNigr1.1, whole genome shotgun sequence genome and harbors:
- the LOC133701678 gene encoding kinesin-like protein KIN-13B isoform X1 → MNNGMGRQRSHHQRQYSSSDNSNGMFLENGRWLQSAGLQHLQNNNSSSSSLPPLQDYNFYGGGGGGVGGQALRMYRNAQSSFNRGNEFYSEPTTPPVSSRPSSQRKNGEDSSNEFSPGLLDLHSFDTELLPELQVPGLYDGSSLFHPVRGRSFDDSDPYISSNKQTGRATGLPDNNLLKSFAVDKEKTSSVAKIKVVVRKRPLNKKELAKNEEDIIDTHSNSMTVHETKLKVDLTEYVEKHEFVFDAVLNEEVSNDEVYRETVEPIVPIIFQRVKATCFAYGQTGSGKTYTMKPLPLKASRDILRLMHHTYRSQGFQLFVSFFEIYGGKLFDLLSDRKKLCMREDGKQQVCIVGLQEYKVSDVETIKDLIEKGNASRSTGTTGANEESSRSHAILQLAIKRSVDGNESKPPRLVGKLSFIDLAGSERGADTTDNDKQTRMEGAEINKSLLALKECIRALDNDKSHIPFRGSKLTEVLRDSFVGNSRTVMISCISPSSGSCEHTLNTLRYADRVKSLSKGNTSKKDVLSSTLNLRESTTAPLSSVLPVASAYEDDANDAWAEQDERDDFDASEEESYEQEKAIWKENGKLEPYNLSISEDKIQKPNGQTKWRDMPKSNLKNSHSDNDLNALLQEEEDLVNAHRKQVEETMNIVREEMNLLVEADQPGNQLDGYVTRLNAILSQKAAGILQLQNRLAHFQKRLKEHNVLVSSGY
- the LOC133701678 gene encoding kinesin-like protein KIN-13B isoform X2 yields the protein MNNGMGRQRSHHQRQYSSSDNSNGMFLENGRWLQSAGLQHLQNNNSSSSSLPPLQDYNFYGGGGGGVGGQALRMYRNAQSSFNRGNEFYSEPTTPPVSSRPSSQRKNGEDSSNEFSPGLLDLHSFDTELLPEVPGLYDGSSLFHPVRGRSFDDSDPYISSNKQTGRATGLPDNNLLKSFAVDKEKTSSVAKIKVVVRKRPLNKKELAKNEEDIIDTHSNSMTVHETKLKVDLTEYVEKHEFVFDAVLNEEVSNDEVYRETVEPIVPIIFQRVKATCFAYGQTGSGKTYTMKPLPLKASRDILRLMHHTYRSQGFQLFVSFFEIYGGKLFDLLSDRKKLCMREDGKQQVCIVGLQEYKVSDVETIKDLIEKGNASRSTGTTGANEESSRSHAILQLAIKRSVDGNESKPPRLVGKLSFIDLAGSERGADTTDNDKQTRMEGAEINKSLLALKECIRALDNDKSHIPFRGSKLTEVLRDSFVGNSRTVMISCISPSSGSCEHTLNTLRYADRVKSLSKGNTSKKDVLSSTLNLRESTTAPLSSVLPVASAYEDDANDAWAEQDERDDFDASEEESYEQEKAIWKENGKLEPYNLSISEDKIQKPNGQTKWRDMPKSNLKNSHSDNDLNALLQEEEDLVNAHRKQVEETMNIVREEMNLLVEADQPGNQLDGYVTRLNAILSQKAAGILQLQNRLAHFQKRLKEHNVLVSSGY